The following proteins are encoded in a genomic region of Channa argus isolate prfri chromosome 3, Channa argus male v1.0, whole genome shotgun sequence:
- the ift56 gene encoding intraflagellar transport protein 56, giving the protein MILSRVKPAVGGETQVSISEKKKKNKSKVPRLEDYLQQRDYLGALTLLEFQRSIGEKDEHADLWIGYCAFHLGDYKRVMEEYKALTIKPECPVEVWVYLACALFFLGLYKEAEEAASKAPMSPLQNRLLFHLAHKFNDEKRLMGFHQNLEDVTEDQLSLASIHYMRSHYQEAIDIYKRLLLQNRDFLALKVYVALCYYKLDYYDVSQEVLAVYLQSIPDSTIALNLKACNHFRLYNGKAAEAELKNLIDISSCSFEFAKELIRHNLVVFRGGEGALQVLPPLIDVIPEARLNLVIYYLRQDDVQEAYNLIQDLVPTTPQEYILKGVVNAALGQEIGSRDHLKIAQQFFQLVGGSASECDTIPGRQCMASCFFLLRQFEDVLIYLNSVKSYFYNDDMFNFNYAQAKAALGNYKEAEEVFLLIQSEKIKTDYVYLSWLARCYIMNQKGRLAWELYLKMGTSSDSFSLLQLIANDCYKMGQFYYAAKAFDALEKLDPGTNYWEGKRGACVGVFQMILANKESKETLKEVMPLLRNSGNPQVEYIIRALRKWAKDNRVLLS; this is encoded by the exons TTTCAGAGAAGTATTGGAGAAAAAGACGAGCATGCAGACCTCTGGATTGGCTACTGTGCTTTCCACTTGGGTGATTACAAGAGAGTTATGGAG GAGTACAAGGCTCTAACAATAAAACCTGAATGCCCTGTTGAGGTGTGGGTTTATCTGGCGTGTGCCCTGTTTTTTCTGGGTCTTTATAAAGAGGCCGAAGAGGCAGCATCCAAAG CACCAATGTCCCCCCTCCAAAACCGACTCCTCTTCCACTTGGCTCACAAG TTTAACGATGAGAAGAGGCTGATGGGGTTTCACCAGAACCTGGAAGATGTGACGGAGGACCAGCTGAGTCTTGCATCGATCCACTACATGCGGTCCCATTACCAGGAAGCCATAGACATCTATAAACGTCTTCTACTGCAGAACAG AGATTTTCTGGCTCTGAAAGTGTATGTGGCTCTATGTTACTACAAGCTTGACTACTACGATGTGTCCCAGGAGGTGTTGGCTGTGTACCTGCAGAGCATCCCAGACTCCACAATTGCCCTCAACCTGAAGGCTTGTAATCACTTCCGGCTCTATAACGGGAAGGCAGCAGAG GCTGAGTTGAAAAACCTAATTGACATTTCCTCCTGCTCCTTTGAGTTTGCTAAGGAGCTTATCCGACACAACCTG GTGGTGTTTCGTGGTGGGGAGGGGGCATTGCAGGTGCTGCCTCCTCTGATTGATGTGATTCCTGAGGCCAGGCTCAACCTGGTCATCTACTATCTCAGACAAG ATGATGTCCAGGAAGCCTACAATCTCATCCAAGATTTGGTGCCCACTACACCTCAG GAATATATTTTGAAAGGTGTCGTAAATGCTGCACTGGGACAAGAAATAGGATCA agGGATCACTTGAAAATTGCTCAGCAGTTCTTTCAGTTAGTCGGGGGGTCTGCCAGCGAATGTG acACTATTCCTGGCAGACAATGCATGGCCTCATGCTTCTTCCTCTTGAGACAGTTTGAAGATGTTCTTATATATCTCAACTCAGTTAAG AGTTACTTCTACAATGACGATATGTTCAACTTCAACTATGCTCAGGCTAAAGCAGCTCTTGGCAACTACAAAGAAGCAGAAGAG gtttttctgcTGATTCAGAGTGAGAAGATCAAGACTGACTATGTTTACCTCAGCTGGCTGGCTCGATgct ATATAATGAACCAGAAGGGCCGACTTGCCTGGGAGCTCTATCTGAAGATGGGCACATCATCTGATTCCTTTAGTCTACTGCAGCTTATTGCCAATGACTGCTACAAG ATGGGCCAGTTCTACTACGCAGCCAAAGCATTTGATGCACTGGAGAAGTTGGACCCAGGAACCAACTACTGGGAAGGCAAAAGAGGGGCATGTGTTGGGGTCTTCCAGATGATACTAGCTAACAAGGAGTCCAA GGAGACATTGAAAGAGGTTATGCCCCTGCTGCGAAATTCAGGGAATCCCCAGGTTGAATACATCATCCGAGCACTAAGGAAGTGGGCCAAAGACAACAGAGTCCTCCTCTCATGA